From Lewinellaceae bacterium:
ATCGGAATTCTTCTTTTGGCACGTCAAAAATACAGCTTAAAAAGCTTAGCGTTTTTTTATCCAGGTATCTCTCATGAAGCATTTCCTGTTTAATCCGTTCCAGGCCGTAGTAAGCTTTGATCGTGTTCCAATCGGCAATGGTGCCGTACATCAGTACGCGGCCGATCACAAACCGTGCTTTATTATCCCAGTCTATAGCCTCGTATGCCGTATCCCAAAAAATAACTTTCGACAACTGCATCGAATTTGTTTTATCACAAAGATAATCCAATAATTTGGACAAGTTATGAAGTGCCCTGCAACCGAAGCCTTGATCACTCGATCAACACAAAAGCAGCGCCCCGCCGCCGAAGTACTTATTCAATAAGGACGAAAGCCGCCCAATAATAATGCTCCCCATACCGCTTCCGCATCTCCCCCTGCGCCGCCCGGAACGCCTCATTCAACTCCATCCCCTCCTCCAGCCAGTTGCGGTAAAAGAGCACCATCATCTCCTTCGTCTGCGCATCCGGTACATTCCACAGGCTCATGATGAGCTTATCCGCCCCGGCGATCTTGAAGGCCCGCTGCAGGCCGTATACGCCCTCATTGCCCTCAATGTCGCCCAGCCCCGTCTCGCAGGCGGAGAGGACGACGAGCTCCGTGTTCCTCAGATCCACCTGGCTGACTTCGTAGGCGGTGAGGATGCCGTCTTCCAGGCCCTTGGGCACATGCCGGCCGCGCCAGGCCTGGTTGCCACCCGCCATTGCCAGGCCGGAGCGGATCATGGGGTGGTCGGATATCTTGAAGGGAGGAGCCTCCCCCCAGCCCCCTCCAAGGGAGGGGGAGCTGGCTGCCAATTCCCCTCCCTCGGGGGGGCTGGGGGGGGCTGGGTCCGGATAGAAATACCCATGAGTGGCTATATGGAGAATGCGGGGAGAAGGGCCGTCCTGCCCCAACCGCTTGAAGGATTCTTCAGTGGCGTTGTATCCTTTAAGCGCTTCGGCCTCCCCTTTCTGTTTTTTTATTATCGCTGCGATCTCCTCCGCCTCCTTGGCAGTGCCCGGGAGTTCCTCCCACAACAGGCTGCGTTCGGAGCGTTCCGGGGGGAAGAATGGCAATTCGCCGCCAATGGAAGCAATGGGCGGCTCCCCCTGATTGGCCCGGGCGATGGCGGTGCTGTCCATATCGTAGCGGATGCCGCCGTAGAGGGTGGCGGTTACAGGTGGTGAAGTAGTGAGAAGTGAGGTGGTGAGAGGGGGCTGTTGGTTATTGGTTAATTGGCGGGTACTGCCCAGCAGTACGAGCTCATGCCGGTCCGCCCAGCTTTTCCGCTTGTTCATCATCACGGCCCCGAGGTTGATGCGGTGCAGCAGGCCCGAGGGGGAGGCGTAAACCGTTTCGGCATCCGCCAGCAGCTCTTCCAGAGGCTGCCAGATGAGGCGGTGGAGGCTGGGGGAGGCTGCTTTTTTCTTCTTGGGGCCGTACAGCTCATTGAGGTATGCTTTTTTATCTCTGGGGTTTTCCTGGAGCAAGGCTTGCAGCTCTTTTTCTTCGAAGAGGGGGATGAAGCGGGGGGCTTCGTCGCCGGGGCGGAGGACAAGGGCGGCGTACATCACGCTATCTGTCGGATCAGGGGTGTAGTAATCATAATGGACGAACTCGACGGCGGCTTCGCCGGGCTGCAGGGCATCCCGCACTTCCGGCCACTCCACCTGCCGGATGGCGTCACCGTAGCCCGCCACGGTGCGGACGAGCTCCTTTTCGAGGGCGTTGGCCTTTTCCTCGAGTTCGGCTACGTTTTGGCGCTCGGCGATGGGTTTGGCGTATTCGGCGGCGAGGCGGCGGTGGTAGGATAATAAGGAATTGTATTTTGCATTAGCTGTAGAATCAGCAGCCGGTATATTTCTGACTTTTAATGCCGCATTCAATAAAAAGCCTTTGTGCAATAGGCTATTGTCATAACATAAGGATTTAAATGCCTGAAGAGTGTCTAAAGGCACAAAATCTGCGCCTGGTGTAGATATGAAAGAGAACAACCCATCCTTTTTCTTCTCATAGAGCTTTACATTAGAATAGAGTTCCTTTTCGGAAAGGTGTTTACAGGCTTCGGTAATCAAATAATTTTGAAGGGTAAGGGACTTCCTTATATATTCACTTGCTAATCTATTGCTATTTTTTCTCCAGTAAAAATTAGCCAGGCCATACATGAGTTTCCCTACTGATGGGTGTTTGAAGCCATTTATTTCTTGAATTATTTCATTTGCTTCAATCAGATAGGATTCAGCAAGGTCTATCTTCCCCATTTTTTCATATAAATGCCCCAAATTATAGGTATTGAAAGCATAATCCTCGCTTTGCTTTCCAAAAATATCAAGCCAAATCTCTCGGGATTCTGTTAAAACCTTTTCAGCCAATTCATATTTTTGGCTTTCGAAGTACACTATTCCCAGATTTCCTAAAATCGAGGCATAATAGGGGTGTCTATTCCCGTGAATTTCAAACCAAATTTCCTTTGCTTCTTTGAATTCCTGCTCAGCTAATTCATGATTTCCCGTTGATAAGTATAATAATCCAAGACTAGTCAATATATTGACAAATTCCTGGTTATCTTTCCCATTTATTTTCAGTTGAAGGATTTTCGCCTCTGTTAAATTAGCTTCTGCTAAATCATAAAGGCCCAGCTGAATGTACAAAACCCCTAAATTGCCTATTTCCTTAATATAACTAACATGTTCTTTACCCACAGTTTCTTCCCAAATCTTTTTCGCCTGCAAATATTTCTCTTCTGCTTCTTTATATTTGCCCATCCTTTTGTATAGAATTCCAAGGTTACCCAAACTCGCCGCTGTTTCCTGAGATTTCTCTCCCTTGATTATTTTTCGAATCTCGTAGGTTTTCTCAAGAAGAATCGCTGCCGATTCGAGATGCCCCATGTCCATATAGAGAATGCCTAAATTGTTTAACCCGCCTGCATAATTCAGGTGCTCGATGCCAAATAAGCTCTGCCAAATCCTATTCGCCTCAAGAAAATAATCTTCGGCTAGCTCATAATTTCCCAAACGCCAGTTCACATGACCCAAATAGTTCAAAGTTTTGCCGTACTCTTCATCTTCTGTCCTCAGGTCTTCTTCCTGAATTTTCTTCACCCTCAAAAACATGCTATCCGACCCCAAATAATTTCCAGTGACTAAATAATACAAGCCAAATAATTGGAGACAAGATGCATATCTTTTATCTTCTTTCCCCAGGTGGTTTTCCACTAAGAGTTTAGTTCTTTCAGCGATTTCTAATACCTCTGAGGTTTGGCCAAAACGGGCAAGTTTTTCGCCTGAATCAATCAAACTATCCACCTCCGCCCGCACCGCCGTAGTATCCACCTGCCCAACCGCAAAAAAAGGAAGCAAAAGAAAGAGAAGAATCGTGTTTTTCATAAGTCAAAGGGTTTCAGAAGTTTTATGAAAAAGATTCGGACATGGCCCAACCGATAATCCAGTGGGAAATAGCAATCAAACCATTCAGCCATCCAGCCATCTAACCATCCAGCTATCCAATGGTCTATTGCCCCTCATTCACTTCACCTCCAGCACATACCCATACCACGCCACTTTCCCCAGCGTCTCCCAGTCCATCTCAAAAAAGCCCTGGTCACCCCAGTCGGGGCCGTAGCTGTTCATCAGGGTGAAGGTCTCCGCGATTTCGTTGTAGCCGGCCACCACCATGGCGTGCAGTTCTTCGGCCGGCCAGGCGCCTCTGAATTCAGGGATATTGTTTCGGAAATTGAAGGGGATTTTACAGGCGACTACGACCGGCCGATAGCTCCCTACCTCGTCCAGGATGCTTTCGATCTTTTCATCCATACCGGCCGACAGGCTGAATACTCTCCGGTAACCTTTTATCCGGTTGGCGCGGGCGCGGGCGTGGTGCCGGTTTTCCGGAATTGGAGCGCAATCCTGGGAGTAGGGCAGCAAGGCCGCCGGGCAGTCGCCCTTTTGTTCCAGCAGTTCCAGGCAGTCTGGGAAAGTGGCGCCCCGGTAGCAATCGCCAGCCTGGTTGTAGATATACGCCACAGAGAACCGCATCTTTTCAATTTTACCGGGGTCGGTTTGTTCCTTTGCGAAAGCCTGCTGAATGGTCATCGCGTTGGCCAGCGACCAGGCGGCGCAGGACGGCAGGCCGCCCTGGTCTCCCGGCCGGGGGCAGTATGGGCGCAGGTCAACAGCGGTTGGAATCCTTCCCCGATCCGGGTCTTTTTCTACCAGAGGCGTTTTTTCATAAGCTTCATCGTCGAGGATCACGCCCTGGCCCATGGCCTGGAAAATAAAAAAAAGCAGAATTGTGGATAAGACAAACAATCGCATTTGTATGGGTTTTTAAGATGTTCGTTTAATCACTCCTTCACTCCTCCCACCCCGTAGCCTCCTTCAGGGACTGCCGCCTGAACGCGCCTTTTTCCAATTCATAAACCTTTCCGTCCAGGCCCAGGAAAACAGCATTGTCCTTTTCCAGCCATCTTAGAGGGGTGTCCCGATAAGTTTCCGGGTTTTCCGAAAACACGATCAGCGTATCGCCGGTGAACACATAAGACAGCCCCGGTTCCGGCCATTGCCGCATTAAAACGGCCCGTTTTTCACCGGTGGGCTCAAAAGTACTGGCATCCGGAGAAAAAACGAGAACCTCCGCTTCTCTTGGAATGGTTGCTCCTGTCGAGCCCACCAATTCCTCCTCTTCAGGAGCGGAAGTGGGTTCTTCGGCTATGGGTACTTCCGGATGAGATGTTTGCTCCGGCAGAGTGGCGTCTTCGCCCCCCCACTTCTGCCAGCCTTTATAAGCAGCAAAAGCAATGAGGATCAAAATAATGACGGTAAAGGCCGTGCGGCGAAGCAAGGCTCCGGTACGGTCAGTTTTTTTTAGCCGTTTCAGGGCAGTCTTTTCCTCATTGCCCGGTAAAACCTGGTCCAGTTTCCGCATCCAATCCTTTTTCGGCCCGTCAATGGCTTCCCTGATGCCCCTGCCGGCTGCCCGGAAGAGCTTATTTTGGAGGGCGTACTGCTCATCTGACTGGATAAGGCGCTCCACCTCTTCGGCTTCCGCCTCGCTCAGTTCTTCTGAGTAGTACTCCCGTATTTTGTCCAGAATTTTATTGTCAATGTTCATTTCATCGGGCTTCCATTGGTAAAAAAAATTGGACCAGGCAGCATTTCTGTCGGGGTAAAAACGGAGCTGCATCATATAAGTAATTCAAGGGTTCATCAACCGCTTCACGACGGCATAATTCAGCCGTTCCATACACCTTCTCTTTTGTTCGGTAACGGAGTGGGCGTTTGCATAGCCCAGTTGCTCCGCCAGTTCGCTCATGCTCTTTCGTTCGAAATAGAACAGTTCCAGTATTGTCCGGCAGCGCTCCTCGAGGCCTTCCATGCCCTCACTCATCAACTCCATTAGCTGCCCCTGATGATCACTCCCCAGGTACTGGCCTATTCCCTTTAGAAGGCTGCCTACGCAATTGGACAATTGGGTATTCACTTCTTCCGTCTTTTTCCCTAGTCTCCCGGCGATGACCCTCGCCGAAAGCCCTTCCTTAAAGTAAAGGGCGAGGACCTGCTGACAGCCTTCTCCCAGGGATTGAAATTTGTCTTTTAACAAGGCCGAAAAAAGGTCTGTGCTAATCGTATCTTCTATTCGTTCTTCTTCTGTCCCCCCGCTCCGGCCGCGCCAGCGTAGTTCTTTTCGCCACAGGTTCTTGACAACGCTCATCAGATAGGCGCACAGCTGCCCGCCGTAGGAACTAAAGCTGATCGGGTTAAAGGCAAATTTTTCGCCTTTAATGGCTTCCAGCAGAACAATGACGGCATCCTGGAAATGGTCCCGGCTGTCCTCCGGCGAGCCGCCCCGGTTGCGCAGGTAACGTTCGATCTTAGGGTAACACTCCTGGTCCAGGTACCGGTACAGCAGCGCTTCCGCCCGGGCGTCGCCGGTGCCCACCCTGCCCACTACTTCTTTAAGCGTAGCCTGTGCTTCGTTCTCGTTCATGTATTCCTTTGGAAAGTGATTGTCACCCAAATTTAAGGAATAAAAATAAAAATATTTCATAGAGGTATGCTCAAGAAGGCGAAAACACCTTGACCCTCCCATCCAACGCCTTATCCAGAAAACCGATTCCGAAAAGGATGACCTTTTTGCCACCGCCCAGGTAGGGTTCGTAGTACTGCTTTTTCTCGATCTGGGCGAGGGCTTGCCGGGAGAGCGTTTTGACGTTTTTAACGCGAGTGCCTGAGCCGAATTTGAATTCTATAACATAAACTTTATCGGGTAGTTCCAGTACGGCGTCAAGGCGGCCTTTATCCGTTTCTTTTTCCAGCAGCAGTTTCATGCCTACAAGCCGTAAGATCATATAGACCAGGGAATGGTAATATGCCTCCTTAGGAAGGTGCAACCGGGCCGGGATGTCCGCCAGAAAACTGCCCAGGATTTTCAGAAATCGCTCCGTATCCTCTGTCTGCAAAGCTTTCCGCAAATGGATAGCTTCCGGTTGCACCGCAAATTCGTCTTTACCGACAAACATAGCCAGCAGGTAAGTGGTAAAGGCATGTTGTACTTCCCGATTGGGATAACCCAAGTGAAAATAGCGGTTGAACCCATCGTACTCGGCATGTTTGACCGTCAAATAGCCAGTTTGAAACAAAAGCGCATGGAGGGGTAATGTCTTTAAATTGGCGGAGTGCCCGGTAAGATCAGAAACGGTTACTCGTTCCAGGCCTTCCGGTAGTTCTTTTTGCTTTCTGATCAAATCGATGAGAAAGGTAGGAGTGCCAGTGGAAAACCAGTAGTTGCCAAAATCTTGTTCTTTCAGGCTTTTCAATACCGAGAACGGGTTGTAGAGGGTACTTTGGCCATCCCAGGAATAGCCGTTGTACTGGTATTTGTATTGTTCCATAAGCGCTTCCCATGATAAATCGAATTTTTCCTGTACTTTTTTCAGGCGCGGTTCGAAATTGGCCTCCAATTCTTCCTGGGTGAAACCTACGATGTTGGAGAAGGCGCTGTCCATGGAGATGTCCTCCAGGTTGTTCAGTCCCGAAAAAACGCTCACCTTGGCAAACCGGCTTACTCCGGTCAGCATGACGAAGCGAAAATATTCATCTAAGCCTTTCATAGCGCCATACAAATCGCGCAGAACCGCTCTGTTTTCCTCAAATTGATCCTCATTTGTAAGCGTATCCACCATTGCCTTGTCGTATTCATCCACCAATACAACAACTTTACCATATTGGCTGTGCAAGGTTCGGACCAGCTCCGTAAATGCATCTCCAAGAATAGAATTTTCGAGGGTAAGCCCATGATCAGAGGCAATATCCTGCAGATGATTGAGCAGCGACTGCTGGAAAATGGATTTTCCATCTTTGTAACTGACCAATGAATAATCAATATGCACCACCGGCTGCTTTTTCCACTCCTTTACCTGTCCATGGAGATACAGCCCCCTGAACAGCTCCTCCCGCCCTTCGAAAAATGCCTTCAACGTGCTCAACAACAATGTTTTACCAAAACGGCGGGGGCGGGACAGAAAATAGAACTTGCCCTGCCGTACCAGTTCCCAAACAAAACGCGTCTTGTCCACATACAACAAATCCTGCTCGATGAACTCCGGGAAAACCTGCCTGCCGATGGGTAATTCTTTCATGAGAAGGAATTTAGGGCAAATATACCGAAATGCCTCAAAATACACTTGATTTTTTACCCCGCTTCCCCCCTTCCCCTTACCTTTGCCAGGCAAAAACTAATCCATTGGAAAAACACACCCTCTTCGAACTCCACGAACACATCCGCCGCGTGCTGGCCCTCAACCTGCCCGCTCCGGTATGGGTGAGCTGCGAGATCGCCCAGGCCAACGAGGCCCGCGGCCACTGCTTCCTCAGCCTGGTGCAGAAGGACATCGGCAGCGACCAGGTCGTCGCCCAGGCGGAAGGGGTGATCTGGCAATCCAGCCTGCGCAAGCTGCGCCGCAAGCTCGGCCGCACCCTCGACGGCCTCCTGCAGGACGGCATCGAGGCCCTGCTCCTGGTGCAGGTGGATTTCCACGAGCGCTACGGCCTGAAGCTTGTCGTAGAAGACATAGACCCCGCCTATACGCTGGGCCAGTTGGAACTGCGCCGCCGGCAAATCCTGGAACGCCTGCGGGCCGAACAGCTCATCGGCAAAAACCGGCGGCATGCGCTGCCGGTGGCCGTGCAGCGCATTGCTGTCATCAGCTCCGAAACGGCTGCCGGGCTGCAGGACTTTCTCCAGCAACTGCGGGAAAACGCCTACGGCTACCGGTTTGACTGCCGGCTATACCCCGCCGCCATGCAGGGCAGCCAAACGGAGCAGGAAGTCATACAACAGCTTCGAAAAGCAGAGCGCCGGCGCGCCCACTTCGACTGTGCCGCCATCATCCGCGGCGGCGGCGCCAAGCTGGACCTCGCTGCCTTCGACAGCTACGAACTCTGTAAATCGGTCGCCGAATCTACCCTGCCCGTCCTCACCGGCATCGGGCACGATGTGGATGAGGCCTTGCTCGACAAGGTGGCCCACACCGCCCTGAAAACGCCAACGGCCGTGGCCGATTTTATCATACACCGCAATATGGAATTCGAAAGCAGCCTGCACCAACTGGGGCAACAGTTGCGGCTGATG
This genomic window contains:
- a CDS encoding CHAT domain-containing protein, coding for MKNTILLFLLLPFFAVGQVDTTAVRAEVDSLIDSGEKLARFGQTSEVLEIAERTKLLVENHLGKEDKRYASCLQLFGLYYLVTGNYLGSDSMFLRVKKIQEEDLRTEDEEYGKTLNYLGHVNWRLGNYELAEDYFLEANRIWQSLFGIEHLNYAGGLNNLGILYMDMGHLESAAILLEKTYEIRKIIKGEKSQETAASLGNLGILYKRMGKYKEAEEKYLQAKKIWEETVGKEHVSYIKEIGNLGVLYIQLGLYDLAEANLTEAKILQLKINGKDNQEFVNILTSLGLLYLSTGNHELAEQEFKEAKEIWFEIHGNRHPYYASILGNLGIVYFESQKYELAEKVLTESREIWLDIFGKQSEDYAFNTYNLGHLYEKMGKIDLAESYLIEANEIIQEINGFKHPSVGKLMYGLANFYWRKNSNRLASEYIRKSLTLQNYLITEACKHLSEKELYSNVKLYEKKKDGLFSFISTPGADFVPLDTLQAFKSLCYDNSLLHKGFLLNAALKVRNIPAADSTANAKYNSLLSYHRRLAAEYAKPIAERQNVAELEEKANALEKELVRTVAGYGDAIRQVEWPEVRDALQPGEAAVEFVHYDYYTPDPTDSVMYAALVLRPGDEAPRFIPLFEEKELQALLQENPRDKKAYLNELYGPKKKKAASPSLHRLIWQPLEELLADAETVYASPSGLLHRINLGAVMMNKRKSWADRHELVLLGSTRQLTNNQQPPLTTSLLTTSPPVTATLYGGIRYDMDSTAIARANQGEPPIASIGGELPFFPPERSERSLLWEELPGTAKEAEEIAAIIKKQKGEAEALKGYNATEESFKRLGQDGPSPRILHIATHGYFYPDPAPPSPPEGGELAASSPSLGGGWGEAPPFKISDHPMIRSGLAMAGGNQAWRGRHVPKGLEDGILTAYEVSQVDLRNTELVVLSACETGLGDIEGNEGVYGLQRAFKIAGADKLIMSLWNVPDAQTKEMMVLFYRNWLEEGMELNEAFRAAQGEMRKRYGEHYYWAAFVLIE
- a CDS encoding C1 family peptidase, coding for MRLFVLSTILLFFIFQAMGQGVILDDEAYEKTPLVEKDPDRGRIPTAVDLRPYCPRPGDQGGLPSCAAWSLANAMTIQQAFAKEQTDPGKIEKMRFSVAYIYNQAGDCYRGATFPDCLELLEQKGDCPAALLPYSQDCAPIPENRHHARARANRIKGYRRVFSLSAGMDEKIESILDEVGSYRPVVVACKIPFNFRNNIPEFRGAWPAEELHAMVVAGYNEIAETFTLMNSYGPDWGDQGFFEMDWETLGKVAWYGYVLEVK
- a CDS encoding sigma-70 family RNA polymerase sigma factor; this translates as MNENEAQATLKEVVGRVGTGDARAEALLYRYLDQECYPKIERYLRNRGGSPEDSRDHFQDAVIVLLEAIKGEKFAFNPISFSSYGGQLCAYLMSVVKNLWRKELRWRGRSGGTEEERIEDTISTDLFSALLKDKFQSLGEGCQQVLALYFKEGLSARVIAGRLGKKTEEVNTQLSNCVGSLLKGIGQYLGSDHQGQLMELMSEGMEGLEERCRTILELFYFERKSMSELAEQLGYANAHSVTEQKRRCMERLNYAVVKRLMNP
- a CDS encoding AAA family ATPase, encoding MKELPIGRQVFPEFIEQDLLYVDKTRFVWELVRQGKFYFLSRPRRFGKTLLLSTLKAFFEGREELFRGLYLHGQVKEWKKQPVVHIDYSLVSYKDGKSIFQQSLLNHLQDIASDHGLTLENSILGDAFTELVRTLHSQYGKVVVLVDEYDKAMVDTLTNEDQFEENRAVLRDLYGAMKGLDEYFRFVMLTGVSRFAKVSVFSGLNNLEDISMDSAFSNIVGFTQEELEANFEPRLKKVQEKFDLSWEALMEQYKYQYNGYSWDGQSTLYNPFSVLKSLKEQDFGNYWFSTGTPTFLIDLIRKQKELPEGLERVTVSDLTGHSANLKTLPLHALLFQTGYLTVKHAEYDGFNRYFHLGYPNREVQHAFTTYLLAMFVGKDEFAVQPEAIHLRKALQTEDTERFLKILGSFLADIPARLHLPKEAYYHSLVYMILRLVGMKLLLEKETDKGRLDAVLELPDKVYVIEFKFGSGTRVKNVKTLSRQALAQIEKKQYYEPYLGGGKKVILFGIGFLDKALDGRVKVFSPS
- the xseA gene encoding exodeoxyribonuclease VII large subunit, producing the protein MEKHTLFELHEHIRRVLALNLPAPVWVSCEIAQANEARGHCFLSLVQKDIGSDQVVAQAEGVIWQSSLRKLRRKLGRTLDGLLQDGIEALLLVQVDFHERYGLKLVVEDIDPAYTLGQLELRRRQILERLRAEQLIGKNRRHALPVAVQRIAVISSETAAGLQDFLQQLRENAYGYRFDCRLYPAAMQGSQTEQEVIQQLRKAERRRAHFDCAAIIRGGGAKLDLAAFDSYELCKSVAESTLPVLTGIGHDVDEALLDKVAHTALKTPTAVADFIIHRNMEFESSLHQLGQQLRLMASHKTREAALWLERCEQAIQHYPKQLLNQQRETINRMATELPRLARQRLRLEKQQLGQFERLNQLLSPEATLKRGFSITMKEGKAVRSARELKSGDKLTTKLSDGEVDSVVK